The Theropithecus gelada isolate Dixy chromosome 3, Tgel_1.0, whole genome shotgun sequence genomic sequence cacaaataaaagaaaaaccaagccTCACCTGGCTCGGGGCATCCCTGGGCTGGCTGCAGGGCCGGGGTGTGTGGAGCGCAACCTGCCGGACTCCGGAGGTGGAGGCCGAGCGCCCTAGGCGGTAGCCTCCCGTGAAGTCTGAGGTGGAAGAAGGAGGAGTGAGGAGGGCAGGAGCCTCAGGTGCCCCTCCCCTAGTTCCCAGTCCCCTGCCCTTGAATGATCCAGGCTGCCCCTGCCTCATCAAGGCGGAAAAGGGGGTGGAGATGTGGTATGAAGATTTAGGGCCCTGGATGTGGACATGAACAGGTGAGAGGAAGTCAGGACAGGTGCGGCCAGACCCCGGGAGATCCCCCAGCCAGCCCCACTGTGCACAGGTCTGTGCAGGCCACATCACCTCCATTGCGGTGGCAGGCAGGGAAGGTCTGGCAAGGAATGGGCAGCGCGGTGCGGCTCCCTCCTCGGTCTCCGTGGTGGATCCTGGCCAGCAGGCCCTCTGCCCCCTGGCTCCTCACTGGGATCCCTGATGTCACCGGGCCCCTGTCCTCACGCTCCACCTTGCCTGGACCCTCGGCACTGCCATTCCAGGCCCGGGCACCATCCTCGACCTCTGCTGGGATGACAAGGAAAGCTGTGTGCCTGCACATTGGAGGCGTCCTTCTCTCCCTCCGGTCACACATGCTGCAGCATGGGTGGACCAGGAGACACAACTGCCCCTTTTGCAAGTAACAGCTGGGATGGGGTTCCTTCACactccccccccacacacacacacgtacatacacctGTTCCTTTCCACCCATTGGTACCATCTCCTGGGGTTGAGAATCATGTATATGTGCTGCATCCAAACCCTTTTCCCTGGTCAGAGGGGCCTCCCCAACCCCAGCTTTAGCTTCCAAGCCCCTCCATCTCCAGCTAGGGCCAGAATGACCATCCCCCTGGGACCAAGACCTGTAGGGTGAGAATCCCAATTCCTGAGCCCAGAAGGAGGAGGGCAGGGGGAAGGGCTGCCTGTGAACTAAGCTCATCTCTGAGAGGAGGCCTGGCAGAGCATTGCGTTGCCAGGCAACGGTAGgggccttctctcctctccctcctgtctGGATGGGTTGCCATGGTAACAGCTGGGAGGCAGCTGTGTTTAGTTCCTGGTGCGCACACTCACAAGCACACACCCCTGCAGCCCCGggaagggaggggcagggagcagAGCAGGACAGGGCCAGATTTGACCCCCTTCGCCTCCCAGACCTTCCTGCCCCTCCAGCGCACACTGGGTGACCCCCGTCTTTCTGTCTATTGCTCACTTCCACCCCTCTGGTCTCCTAGAAAACATCCCAGACTCAAGACTGTGACTTCCAAATAACCCCTCCAACACCTCCCCCAAACCATCGCAGGCATTCCcagctgccccccacccccgacgccagcccccactccccacccctcacTCACTGTCCAACTCCTTTGCTTTTCTCCCTCCATAGAGGACCTTTCTCTGCAGGGCCCAGCCTGCCCCAAATGTCGCAGCGcccatctcctcctcttcctcctctggtGTCCCTGCACTGGCGATGACGTGGGCACAGGAGATGCTGGCAAAAGCACCCCCATCGGTCCCTTGCTCCTGCAGCTGAATCTTGACCATGGGGGACGGGGCCCCCACACCACAGCCCTTATTCAGCACCCCCCCAGCCTTGAGGCTCTCATAGGCAGGGGGTCTCTTAAGCCCAGCTGCTGTGGCTGGGTAGGTCCACAGTGGGGTCAGGGGGCCTGCAGTTGGGTCTGGAAGGCTGTGGGGGGAGGCCAGGCAGCCGCGGTGGTGGAGGACCCCAGCTGCTGCGCCCATGGCCCCACTGTGGGGGCTGGACTTCCCTGGCATGGGGGGCCTCGAGCTGGTACACAGCATCCCATGGAGGACTGAGATCTCCTTCTCCGTCTTTGGCTCCCCAACACCCAGGGGTGGACCGGCTGGCAGGACAGAGTGCGTGGTCACCTTGACCGCCGAGTACACCATAGTGTAAGACACGGCCTTGTCCTTGGGGGGGCCGGGGAGCAAGGCGGCCGGGGCAGGGGGGGCTGCCGGCGCCCCCGCCGCCTTAGGGCAGATCATGCTGTGGGAGTTGGGGAGCTCCCGCTCCCCCCGGGGCTGGCCAGAGCCCTGGGGTGGCAACGGTGTCGAGTGGCTCCGGGCCCGGCCCGATGGTCCCAGCAGCAGCAGGTTGGCAGCAGGAGGTGGAGGCGGTGGGGGAGGCGTCTCCCGCTCCCGTGCAGGCACTTGGGGAGCTGGGGTGGAGCCGGCTGGCTCCTTGGAGTGGCAGAGGACAGGTAGCCTCGAGACCCCATCGCCAGGGGTTCGGGAAGCAGACTTGGCTTGGGGGAAGGCCAGGAGTGGAGGCCGGTGCTGAAGGAGGTTTGGGAAGGGTGGGGGGATTTCACAAGGAATGGTCTTGGTGGGCGTCCCATCCCTCCGGCTCGGAAGGGCTGAAGCTGGGCGGCGGTGGGCATGGGGCGGAAGGGCGTGAGGCTGTTGTGGCGGGGATGTTGCGGTCAATGGTGGAGGGCCATTGGCCCGGCCTTCCCCGGCCTCTTCCGGCAGCGGGTACTTCATCTCCTCATAGATGGCCTCACTCTCTTCAGAGTCCGAGTCGGCGCCCGCTGGAGGGGTCGGGCCCCCACCCCCAAGAGGGGGCCCAGCCAGGCCTCCTCCACTTCGTCCTCCTCCCCTAAAGACGTCCCCCACCATCTCAATGTACACAGGCTCTTCCTGGGCACCCACATCAgggtccccagctactcgggacccCCTAGTGAGGCGCTGAAGAGGCAGGTTCCCCCCTCGAGGAGAGGGGCCTGGGGGGCAGGACTCATCGAAGGAGACAGAGAGCTGGGTGTTAGGGCTTCGCCTGGGCTTCTGCGGAGGAACCTTCCGGCTGGACTCTCGGCCCTCTGGGGTTGGCTTCTGTGAGCCTGGACaggacaagaaagagaaaaataaaccaggcTTTTAATGAGGGGAGCAAGTGGGAGGAGCCCATTCTGATCCCTTGACCCCTCTGCAAGGACATATCTGCCTCTTCATTTTCCCCACATTCCCCAACTTACAGCCCCAGGAggcttcttcatttcttttttattttttaatagagacaggtctttccatgttgcccagactggtcccaaactcctgggctcaagggatcctcctgcctcggcctcctaaagcactaGGATtccaggcatcagccaccatgcccagctgtaggTTACTTTTCTACTAGTCAGCCCTTggtctttttaaaacatcaactaattggccaggcacagtggctcatgcctgtaatcccagcactttgggaggccgaggtgggtggattacctgaggccagcaAGCCTGGCCTtgtcagcctggtcaacaaggcgaaaccctgactctacaaaaatacaaaaaattatccaggcgtggtgatggacgcccgtaatcccagctacctgggaggctgaggcaggagaactgcttgaacctgggaggtggaggatgcagtgagctgagatcgcgccattgcactcctgcctgggcgacagagcgagactctgtctcaaaaaaaaaaaaaaaaaagtgctgggattacgggcatgagccatcgtgtctGTCCCACAGTCCTCAGTCTTTCTAATGTATTCTCCAGAATCCGCAGCTCCTACCCTCATTGTCCCTCCGAGGCCACCACGCCTTTCTCAAGAACTTTTCAGGGAGTGTCCCCTGCCCTTGGATGGTTCATCTCAGGCCCATCCAAAAGCACCCCCCCAATTCCTTTTAAGAATGGAATCTTCCACTTCCTTGGTTCTTCCCTGAATGAACCCTCCCAGCAAGCCTCCCCCGGCCTGGAATAGatcctcccagctcccagctccaCCCCAGGGAGAGATAGGGGGTATCTCACCTGCTTTCTTGCTGGGGGGCGTCTCTGCCCCCGACCCGGGCCCCACCAT encodes the following:
- the NYAP1 gene encoding neuronal tyrosine-phosphorylated phosphoinositide-3-kinase adapter 1, which codes for MNLLYRKTKLEWRQHKEEEAKRSSSKEVAPAGSAGPAAGQGPGVRVRDIASLRRSLRMGFMTMPASQEHTPHPCRSAMAPRSLSCHSVGSMDSVGGGPGGGGGGLTEDSSIRRPPAKPRRHPSTKLSMVGPGSGAETPPSKKAGSQKPTPEGRESSRKVPPQKPRRSPNTQLSVSFDESCPPGPSPRGGNLPLQRLTRGSRVAGDPDVGAQEEPVYIEMVGDVFRGGGRSGGGLAGPPLGGGGPTPPAGADSDSEESEAIYEEMKYPLPEEAGEGRANGPPPLTATSPPQQPHALPPHAHRRPASALPSRRDGTPTKTIPCEIPPPFPNLLQHRPPLLAFPQAKSASRTPGDGVSRLPVLCHSKEPAGSTPAPQVPARERETPPPPPPPPAANLLLLGPSGRARSHSTPLPPQGSGQPRGERELPNSHSMICPKAAGAPAAPPAPAALLPGPPKDKAVSYTMVYSAVKVTTHSVLPAGPPLGVGEPKTEKEISVLHGMLCTSSRPPMPGKSSPHSGAMGAAAGVLHHRGCLASPHSLPDPTAGPLTPLWTYPATAAGLKRPPAYESLKAGGVLNKGCGVGAPSPMVKIQLQEQGTDGGAFASISCAHVIASAGTPEEEEEEMGAATFGAGWALQRKVLYGGRKAKELDKVEDGARAWNGSAEGPGKVEREDRGPVTSGIPVRSQGAEGLLARIHHGDRGGSRTALPIPCQTFPACHRNGDFTGGYRLGRSASTSGVRQVALHTPRPCSQPRDAPSQPHPALPLPLPLPPLPPLPPQPARERDGKLLEVIERKRCVCKEIKARHRPDRGLCKQESMPILPSWRRGPEPRKSGTPPCRRQHTVLWDTAI